A stretch of the Mastacembelus armatus unplaced genomic scaffold, fMasArm1.2, whole genome shotgun sequence genome encodes the following:
- the rrp36 gene encoding ribosomal RNA processing protein 36 homolog translates to MEFSSTSETKMKKMMKGRQQRDPVKKARTASSSDEDDSDVEKNFALLTERGRGGASEEEEQDHRAEEEDDLSEEEEEGSDDGEEDEEGTGDSEEESDDDEEEEEASGDSEVDSDDGEDKEEDDDGEEESDDGEEEEDDDDDDAGGSSEIQTREDIKKELSTMSFEDVMKLQSKVGTKVYNEVAYGSNMKQESSRKRRLNKNRPMEISAKKPAPFLRQVVPIRKPISRDPRFDDLSGEYKPEIFEKTYKFISDIKHREKEVVQKKLKRTKYNKKKMEKLQVLLKRMENQERARTSREQQRERELQFKRQQRERANQGARPFFLKKSEKKKLQLAEKYQELKKSGKLENFLSKKRKRNAVKDRRKLPRRPQNKKAV, encoded by the exons ATGGAGTTCAGCTCAACATCAG aaacaaagatgaagaagatgatgaagGGGAGGCAGCAGCGGGATCCGGTGAAGAAGGCGAGGACAGCGAGCAGCAGCGACGAAGACGACTCTGACGTGGAGAAGAACTTCGCTCTGCTcactgagagaggaagaggaggagccagtgaggaggaagagcaggaccacagagcagaggaagaggacgatttgagtgaggaagaggaggaaggatcAGATGAtggtgaggaggatgaggaaggaaCCGGTGATAGTGAGGAAGAATCAGAcgatgatgaggaagaggaggaagcatCTGGTGATAGTGAGGTGGACTCTGACGACGGTGAAGAcaaggaagaggatgatgatggtgagGAAGAGTCTGATGAcggtgaagaagaggaagatgatgatgatgatgatgctggtgGTAGCAGTGAGATCCAGACAAGAGAAGACATTAAGAAAG AACTGTCCACCATGTCCTTTGAGGACGTCATGAAGCTGCAGAGCAAAGTGGGAACCAAAGTTTACAACGAAGTCGCCTACGGCAGCAACATGAAGCAggagagcagcaggaagagaCGACTGAACAAGAACAG GCCCATGGAGATCTCAGCCAAGAAACCGGCACCGTTCCTGCGTCAGGTCGTCCCCATCAGGAAACCA ATATCGAGAGATCCGCGGTTTGATGACCTGTCTGGAGAATACAAACCAGAGATTTTTGAGAAGACGTATAAATTCATCAGCGACatcaaacacagagagaaagag GTGGTCCAGAAGAAGCTCAAGAGGACGAAGTACAACaagaagaagatggagaagCTGCAGGTCCTCCTGAAGAGGATG GAGAACCAGGAGCGAGCGAGGACGAGCcgagagcagcagagagagagagagctgcagtTCAAGAGGCAGCAGAGAGAGCGAGCCAATCAGGGCGCTCGACCTTTCTTCCTCAAGAAGT cggagaagaagaagctgcagctcGCTGAAAAATACCAGGAGCTGAAGAAGAGCGGCAAACTGGAGAACTTCCTGAgtaagaagaggaagaggaacgCCGTGAAGGACCGCAGGAAGCTGCCCAGGCGGCCGCAGAACAAGAAGGCCGTGTGA